The genomic stretch GGCAGTGGCGGCGAACAGTCTGGCTCGTTGCATGGTGGATCTCCTTAACGTGAATGGGGCGGGGGAACGGAGTGCGGACGTGGAGCGCGTGACAGGGCGTCGCCGGCAGGCGGCCCGGTGGAGTGGCGGACGACAAGTTCGGTGGGCAGCTGAACCCGTGCCGGGGTGACCGGGCGGGGCTGCCCCAGCTCATTGATCAGGTGTTCGCAGGCCAGCCGGCCCAGGTCGTAGGCGGGCTGGGAGATCACGGTCAGGGGTGGAGACATGGTCTGGGCCCAGCGGGAGTCGTCGAAGCCCACGATCGACAGGTCGCCGGGGATGTCGAGCTCGAGTTCGCGGGCCGCCAGCACGGCCCCCACGGTCATCTCGTTGTTGCCGATGAACAGGGCGGTCGGGCGCGTACCGGCCGGGCGCCCCAGCAGCTGCCGCGCCGCCCGGTAACCGTCGTCCTCGCGGTGGTGTCCGGGCAGCACCAGGGTCGGGTCATACGGGAGCTGCGCGTCGTGCAGGGCGGCGCGGTAGCCGGCGTGGCGGTCGATCGCCGTGCTGATGTCCTGCTGCCCGACGATCATGCCGATCCGGCGGTGCCCCAGCTCGATCAGGTGGCGGGTGGCCGTGATGGCCCCGCCCAGGTTGTCCACCGTGACGGTGGTACTGCCGGCGTGACCGCTGACCCGGTCGAGTTCCACGACCGGCAGATCCGGCAGCGTCTTGAGGTGGGCACGGGTGCCGCTGGTCGGCGCGACGATCAGGCCGGTGGGCAGGTGGCCGCGCAGCGTGTCCATGGCGCGCAGTTCCTTGGCGGGCTCCTCGTCACTGTTGAACAGGAAGACGGTGTAGCCGTGCTGATCGGCCGCGTCCTGCACGCCCTTGGCCAGCATGGCGTGAAAGGGGTTGAGGATATCGGCGACGATCAGACCGATCGTCCGGGTCTCCTTCTGGCGCAGGCTCCGGGCCAGCACGTTGGGCTGGTATCCGAGCTGCTGCGCGGCCGCCTCGACCCGCTCGCGCGTGCCCGTCGCCACCATGTCCGGCCGGCTCAACGCGCGGGACGCGGTGGCGGTGGATACGCTGGCAAGTCGGGCAACGTCCTGAATACTGGGCATGAGAGAAGAACACCTCTGACACGGCGAATGGAGTGGATTGTCGGAAGTGGGCCCCGAGGGGAGGAGCACTTCTGCAAACGATTACATCGAGATGCCGCCAGTGTGCACCCCGGTCATACAAAAGTCAAGCACCCCCAGCAGACATGGCTGGAGGTGCAGTAATGGGCGTGCTACACGGGCATTACGGGGTGGGTGCATCCGGTGTGGTGTCTTCCGCGCCCACCTGCCGGAGCAGCACGTCCAGGGTCTGCCACACCAGGGTCGCGCACTTGACGCGCGTGTGCAGGGCATGGACACCCTGGAGCGCCATCAGGTCGCCCAGCGACGGATCGGGCTCGCCGGTGCGGATCATGTGCAGGAACGCGTGTTCCAGCTGCGCCGCCTCCGCGACGGTCTTGCCCCGCAGCGCCGAGGTCATGAGGCTGGCACTGGCCACCGAGATCGCGCAGCCCTTGCCGGTGAAGCCGGCGTCCGCGATCACGTCGCCGTCGAGCCGCAGCATCAGCTGGACGTGATCGCCGCAGCTCGGGTTGTGCCCGGACTCCACGTTCGTGGCGCCACTCAACTCCCCGAAGTGCCGGGGCTTGCGCGAGTGATCCAGGATCACCTGCTTGTAGAGGTTGTCCAGAGTGCTCATCCCGCTCCATGCTACGCCGCGGAGGGAACGGATCGCCGACCCCGGACGTGCCGGGCCACGGTTAAGAATCCTGTCACACGCCGCAGGCCATGCTGGCTGACATCCCGGCGGACAGCGCGGAACACGCGCCAACTGCCACCCCCAAGACCAGCGGCCGCGCCTCCGGTGTTCCCCCGTCAGGCGCGGCCCACGGCCATGCTCCGGTGCCGTTCAGCCCACGCCGTACAGCGCCGTGTACTTCCCGCGCAGATATGCCACATAGGGCCCGACGGTCAGCGGCTCCCCGGTCACGCGCTGCACGAGTTCCGCCGGGGTGTAGGTGCTGCCCGGCGCATACACGTGGTCACGCAGCCAGCCGTGCAGCTCCGAGAACGCTCCGCGCGCGACCTGCGCCTCCAGCCCCGGCAGGGCCCGCTGCGCCGCCGCGTGGAACTGGGCACTCAGCACGTTCCCCAGCGTGTAGCCCTGGAAGGCCCCACCGATGCCGCCCCCATACCAGTGGACGTCCTGTAGCACGCCGTCCACGTCACTGGGGGCCCGCAGCCCCAGCGTCGTCTCATAGGCCGCGTGCCACGCCTGCGCCAGGTCGCGCACCGCCAGCCGGCCCGCGAGCAGTTCCCGCTCCAGCCCGTAGCGCGTGATCACGTGCAGGTTGTACGTCAGCTCGTCGGCGTCGGTGCGGATCAGCGAGCGCCGCGCCACGTTCACCGCGCGGTACATCTCGTCCTCGGTCACGTCCGACAGCTGCTCCGGAAAGGCGTCGCGGAAGGCCGGGAAATACGCTGCCCAGAACGCCCGCGAGCGGCCCACCAGGTTCTCCCACAGCCGCGACTGGCTCTCGTGGACGCCGGAACTGACCCCGCCCCCCAGCGGCGTGCCCAGCAGCTCCGGGGCCACCCCCTGCTCGTACAGGGCGTGTCCGGTCTCGTGCAGGGTCGAGTACAGCGCCTCGGTCAGATCGTGCTCCCTGACGCGGGTCGTGATCCGCACGTCCTGGCCGCCCAGGCGCGTCATGAACGGGTGCGCGGTCAGATCCTGCCGGCCGCGCGTCAGGTCGTAGCCGAAGTCTGCCGCGATCCTTCCGCCCACGCGCAGCTGCACGTCCGGCGCATAGAACCGGTGCAGGAAGTCGGTGCGGGGCTCCGGTGCCTGCGCCACGGCCTCGACCAGCGGTACCAGCGCGGCGCGCAGGTCGTCGAACACGCGGTCGACCACCTCGGCCGTCATGCCCTCGTCCGACTGGTCGATGAAATAGTCCATCGGGGAGGCGAATTCCGGGAAGTACGATGCCGCCTGGAGGCTCAGTTCCAGCGTCCGTTCCAGGTACGGCACCATCCGCGTGAAGTCGTTCGCGGGCCGCGCCTCGACCCACGCCGAATATGACTCGCCGACATGCTGCGTGAACTCCTGGACGAAGGTGCCGGGCAGCCGGGTCGCTTCCTCGAACTGGCGGCGGGCCAGGGCCAGTGTCCGCGCCTGCACCGATGTCCAGTCCGTGTGCGCCTGCGCGTCGTCCAGCAGCCGGCCATACGCGGCGTCGGTCGCCCGCTCATGGACGATGCCCGCCAGCAGCGCCTGCTGCCGCGCCCGGCCCCCCGCCGCGCCCACCGGCAGGAAGGTGCTCTGATCCCAGCCCAGCAGTGATCCGATACCGCCCAGATCCGCCAGCTGCTGCCAGTGCAGCGTCAGTGCATTCCAGGTCGTCTCCGGCGTGTGCGAGGTCATGCGTGCAGCGTAGCGCCTTCGTTGTGGTCGCCGTACCGTACCCGCCATTCGGCCTACGCCGCGCGTCTTCCCGGCGGATGCGCAGGCTGCGGGCACCGTGGACACTGAACACATGACCGACCACGCCCTCTCAAGACGCCTGTCCTACCTCCTGCGGCATGCCCCGCACGAGGCCGGGCTGAGCCTGGCCCCCGGCGGCTGGGTGCCGCTCGCGCCCGTGCTGGCGCATCTGCAGGCCACGCGGGCGGACATCGAGCGGGTCGTGGCCGGCAGCGACAAGCAGCGCTTCAGCCTGCGTGAACACTCGATCCGCGCCAACCAGGGCCACAGCGTCCCGGTCGATCTGGAACTCAGTCCGGTCACACCGCCCGACCTGCTGTACCACGGCACGCATCCCCGTGCTCTGGCCGCCATCCGCGCCGAGGGGCTGCGGCCCATGCAGCGGCATCACGTCCACCTCTCGCCCGATCTGGACACGGCCCGGCGGGTCGGGGCGCGGCGTGGTCAGCCCGTGATCCTGACCATCCGGGCGGGGGAGATGCACGCCGCCGGGCATCCATTCTTCGTCAGCGAGAACGGGGTGTGGCTGGTGGGGGCCGTGCCGCCCGGATTTATCGGGCAGGATGCATAGGCTGCGGCCCGGCTGTTGCTGGAACTTCTGTGCAGAACGCCGAAAATCGGATCGGCGGGCGGCAATTGACATGGGCTGTATATCGGGGTATCTTATTTCTATCACCGCCTTTGAGGGCGGGTTTTTCGTTTTGGGCGTTCTGAGCGGGTTCGTCCGCCCTCTTGCCCGCGTCTCACTGCCGACGTTGCCTTCCAGCCCCGCACGCTAGCCTTGGGCCATGACCCTGTCTCAGGCCCGCGCCGCCCTGGCTGCCGCTTCCCGCGTGGCCGTCCTGACCGGTGCCGGCGTGAGTGCCGAAAGCGGTATCCCCACCTTCCGGGACGCGCAGACCGGGCACTGGGCGCGCTTTCGCCCGGAAGATCTGGCGAGCCCGCCCGCATACCGTCGCGACCCGGAGATGGTCTGGGAGTGGTACGCCGGGCGCTACCGCGACGTGCTGGCGGCCGAACCGAACGGGGCGCATCACCTCCTGGCGCGGCTGGAGCGGGAGAAGGGGGCGGGCTTCTTCCTGGCGACCCAGAACGTGGACGGCCTGCACGCCCGGGCCGGCAGTGGGCAGGGCGGCGGGCGCATGGTTGAGCTGCACGGCACCCTGCTGTCTGCACGGGACGAGGTGACGGGCGAGGTCTTCCCGCTGCCTGCGCCGGATGTGCTGGTCACGCCGCCGATCTCTCCGACCGGCCACCGGATGCGTCCGAACATCGTGTGGTTCGGGGAGTACCTGCCGGAAGATGCCCTGCACGCGGCCCAGCGCGCGTTTCAGGCGGCAGAGGTGGCCCTGATCGTTGGCACCAGCGGCGCGGTGTATCCGGCGGCCGGTCTGGCGGGGGAGACCCTGTATGCCGGCGGCACCGTCATCGAGATCAATCCCGAGGAGACGGAACTGTCGGATCAGATGACGTACTGCGTGCGCGACGTGGCCTCACGCGGGTTGGCGGCGCTGATGTCATGAACGATCAAGCTCAGCCCAGTGAAGATTCAGCGGGAACTGCCCCAGCTCCAGCCCGCATCTGGGGTCTGGTAGCCAGCGAGGCCGACCGCGTGGTGCTCTTCCGGCGTGGCCCCTCACGGTGGACGCGTCTGTACGTGTGGGATGCCGCCACGGATGTGCTGACCCCCGGCTCATGGTTTCGTGGCCGGCTGTACGAGTGGATGTGTGACCTCTCGCCCGACGGCGAGCACCTGTTGTACACGGCAAGGAACGAGACTCCTGAACAGGTGTCCGATGCCTACTCCAAGTTCGGCGTGAACATGTATTCGTGGACAGCTCTGAGCGTACCGCCTCAGGTTAGGGCGCTCGGCCTGTGGAATGCCTCAGATGGCTGGAGTGGTGGCGGAGTCTTTGACGGCAACCGCAAGATCATGGTGAACCACGCTGACCTGAAAACACAGCAGCTGATCCATCCCAAGGCTTTCACGGTCAAGTCCGTTGAGGGAAAGCACCGGGTCGATACAGTTCTGATCTCGTTGAACAGGACAAGGTGGCGGGTGACTCACAAGCCTGAACGCTGGCTTGGAATGGGAGAGGCACATCCGTTTACTTTTCAAAAGCGGTCACTGGAATTGCGCTTCATCAGCGCTCACAACTACAAACGGTATGTTCGCTACCGCTGGCTGGCGGACGGCCCAGCCCCTGATCTGGAAGGGGTCACCTGGGCCGACCTGGATCGTCGGGGACGGCTGCTGATCGCCCGCGCCGGACGCCTGTTCATCTGGGAGGACGGACAGGAGGCCGAACTGGCGAACCTGAACGACGACCAGCCGCCCCGCCCAGGACGCGCAGGTGTGGACTGATCCGCTCCGATCTGTGGGAGAAAGCACTGATGGCCCCCGGCCTGGGTGTCCCCCCTCAGGTGTCTGATCGCCTGCACTGCTGGGGCGCGGCGTGGTGTTAGCCTCACGGTGGCCCGCTCGGTTCGGGTGGGCCGCTTCCTTCGGGGCAGGGTGAAATTCCCTACCGGCGGTGATGATGCCCACAGGCGTCTCAGCCCGCGAAGCCCGCGCAAACTGCACCACGCGCAGGCCCGATCTGGTGCGATTCCAGGGCCGACGGTATTACGACGCACAGAGACGCTCAGGCGGATCAAGAAAGGCGAGGGGCCGTCCCCGAGCCTGCGGCGCGTTCAGTCCGGATGAGAGAAGGAGGAACGCTGCCCTGCCACCCCGGCGGGCGGCGACAGCTCATGTATGACAAGGACGCACCACCCGGAAGGGTGGCGGCCGACGTGCCCGTGGACGAGCGCTTCATGACGCTCGCGCTGGAGCACGCGGCCACAGGACTGGGACGCACCGCGCCGAATCCCCCCGTGGGATGCGTGATTGTCCAGGGTAGTGAGGTGGTGGGACGCGGCTTCCACCCAAAGGCGGGCGAGCCCCATGCCGAGGTCTTCGCCCTGCGGGAAGCGGGCGAGCAGGCACGCGGTGCTACGGCCTACGTGACCCTGGAACCGTGCAGCCACTTTGGTCGCACCCCGCCCTGCGCCGACGCGCTGATCGCGGCGGGCATTACGCGGGTGGTCGTGGCGGCCCTCGATCCGAATCCACAGGTGGCGGGGCGGGGGGTACAGAGGTTGCGGGACGCGGGAATCGTGGTCGATGTGGGCGTGCTGGAGGCCCAGGCCGTGCGCCAGCAGGCGGGCTTCCGCAGCGTGATCGCGCGGGGTCGCCCGTGGGTGGTGGCGAAGTACGCCATGACCCTGGACGGCAAGGTGGCCGCGCTGGGCGAGGGCAACGGGGCCGTGAGCGGCGAGGCCGCCCGCGAACGCGCCATGCACTGGCGGAACGAACTGGACGCCATTGCCATCGGCAGCGGCACGCTGAGCCTGGACGACCCGGCCCTGACGGTGCGCGGCGTGCCCAGCGGCCGTGACCCGCGCCCGGTGGTGTTCGACCGCCGCGCCGCGAGTGATCCGCAGGCTCGGGCGTGGCGCGAGGGCGCGGTGCTCGTGACCGCGCCGGACGCCCAGGTGGGCACGCTTGAAGCTGCGGGAATCACCGTGCTGAGGGCCGACACCCTGCCGGACGCCCTGCGCGGTCTGGGCGAACTGGGCCTCAGCAGCGTGCTGCTCGAAGGCGGGCCGACGCTCCTGAGCGCCTTCCTTGAACAGCGACTGGTGGACGAGGTGCGGGTCTTTTTTGCCCCGAAGCTCCTGGGCGCGGGCCTGAGCCCCCTGACCGGCCCCATCCGACCCATGCACGAGGCCCAGACCCTGGACGACGTGACCGTGGAGCCGCTCGGCCCAGACGTGCTCGTGACCGGGCTGCTCAGCGACATCCCACGCCTGTAACCCTTCTTTTCCTGTGGAGGACGGGGCGCGTCCCTGTGCCTCCTGCCGAGGTCAATCATGTTCACCGGAATCATCGAACAGGTGGGGGTCATTGCCCGCACCACTGAGAACGAGGGCAACCTGACCGTCACCATCCAGCCCACGCGCATGTGGGACGATGTGCAACTGGGCGAGAGTATCGCCGTGAACGGCACGTGCCTGACCGTGACCACCTGGGACGCGGCGGGCTTCACGGTGGATCTGAGCCGCGAGACGCTGGCGAAGACCGCCCCGCACTGGCACGGTGGCGCGAGGGTCAATCTGGAACGCGCCATGACCGCCGGGGCACGCTTCGGCGGGCACGTAGTCAGTGGTCACGTGGACGGCGTGGGCGAGATCCTGCGCGTGGACGCCCGGCCCGGTGCCTACACCATGACCGTGCGGGCCGCGCCGCATCTGGCGCGGTATCTGGTGCCCAAGGGGAGCATCACCGTGGACGGCGTGAGTCTGACCGTGGTGGACGCGGGCGGCCCCGCCGGCAGCCGCCCGGAACTGCGCCCCGACGAGTTCACGCTGTGGCTGGTGCCGCACACCCTGGAGGTCACGACCCTGCACACCTGGGCGGCTGGCACACGGGTCAATCTGGAGGCCGACCAGATGGCGAAATACGTGGAACGCCTGATCCTGATGCGCGACTGGACGCCGGACGCGGCCAGGGTGACGCCGTGACCCTGTCCACCATTCCTGAGCTGCTGGCCGAACTGCAGGCGGGGCGGCCCGTGATCCTCGTGGACGACGAACACCGCGAGAACGAGGGCGACCTGCTGATGCCCGCCGCCACCGCCACGCCTGAGTGGATCAACTTCATGGCCCGCGAGGGACGCGGCCTGATCTGCGTGACCCTGACCCCCGACCGGGCACGGGCGCTGGAACTGACCCCTATGGTGGGCGGCAGCACCGATCCCAACGGCACGGCGTTCACCGTCAGCGTGGATCACGTGAGCAACTCCACCGGCATCAGCGCCTTCGACCGTGCGGCGACAATTGCGGCCCTGCTGGACGACCGGGCCGCCCCCGCCGATTTCCGCCGTCCGGGCCACATCTTCCCGCTGGTGGCCCGCGCCGGGGGCGTGCTGCGGCGTTCTGGGCACACCGAGGCCGGTTGCGACTTGGCGCGGCTCGCGGGCTTTGCGCCCGTGGGCGTGATCTGCGAGATCATGGGCGATGACGGCGAGATGAGCCGCCTGCCCGACCTGCTGGCCTTCGGGGCAAAGCATGGCCTGAAGGTCGGCAGCATCGAGGCCCTGATCGCGTACCGCCTGGAACACGATCCGTTCATGCAGCTGGTGGCCGAGGCAAAATTGCCCACCGACTACGGCGACTTCCGCCTGGTGGGCTTCGAGGACACCCTGAGCGGCGCGGAACACGTCGCCCTGGTCATGGGCGAGGTCACGCCGGAGCCCCTGCTGGTGCGCGTGCATTCCGAGTGCCTGACCGGCGACGGCTTCCACTCGCTGCGCTGCGACTGCGGTGCCCAGCGCGACGCCGCCATGCAGGCGATTGCCGCCGAGGGCCGGGGCGTGCTCGTGTACCTGCGCCAGGAGGGCCGGGGCATCGGCCTGCTGAACAAGATCCGGGCGTATCACCTTCAGGACGGCGGCGCGGACACCGTCGAGGCCAACCTGCAACTCGGTTTTCCCGCCGATGCCCGCGACTTCGGCATCGGGGCACAGATGCTGCACCTGCTGGGGGCGCGGCAGCTGCGCGTGCTGACCAACAACCCCCGCAAGCTCCACTCCCTGGGTGGCTTCGGCCTGGAGGTCGTCGAGCGCGTGCCCCTGCACGTGGGCCGCAACGAATACAACGCCGTGTACCTGGGCACGAAGGCCGCCAAGCTCGGGCACATCGGCACGGATGGGAGCGGGGACTGAGGGGGAAGAGGTGGTGGGCTCTGAGCTATGAGCTCTGGGCTATGAACAGGAGCCGGTTTGCTTTTCTGCTGCACTTGCCCGGTTAACCCCTCGCTCCGCGCTCTGCGAGTCCGCCCCTCCGGGGCACCTCCCCTTAGAAGGGAGGCTTTGAAGTGCTGCTCAGTCAGCGTTTTTGTGCCCTTAAGGCTCCCTTTTTAGGGGAGCTGGCGGCGAAGCCGACTGAGGGGTTGTACGTCGCCCCGCCGCCCCATCCCACCCCAACCCCACCCCTCAGAGCCCAGAGCTCAGAGCCCCCTCAAAAGGAGCCCCACCATGAACCGAATCGAAGCCACCCTCCTCGCCACCGACCTCAAATTCGCCATCGTCAGCACGCGCTGGAACCACCTGATCGTCGACCGACTGGTCGAGGGAGCGGAACTCGCCTTCGTGCAGCACGGCGGGCAGACCGCCAATCTGGATCACTTCCTGGCCCCCGGCAGCTACGAGGTGCCGCTGGTGGCCCGCCGGCTGGCCGAGTCCGGCAAGTACGACGCCGTGGTGTGCCTGGGAGCCGTCATCAAGGGCGATACCGACCACTACGACTTCGTGGCGGGCGGCGCGGCGACCGGCATCCTGAACACCAGCCTGCACACGGGCGTGCCCGTGGCCTTCGGCGTGCTGACCACCGACACCGTCGAGCAGGCGCTGAACCGCGCCGGCATCAAGGCCGGGAACAAGGGGGCCGAGGCCGTGCTGGCGATGATCGAGACGGTGAATCTGCTGCGAAAGATCGGCTGAGGCTTATGCTCCAGGCATGAGCCAGTCCACCCGCGCCGTCCGTGCGTTCCAGTCCCACCGCGCCGCCCTGATCGACCTGTACGACCAGCTTCCCGAGGAGCAGGCGAATTTCGCGGCGTGGGAGGGGGGCATGAGCTTCGTGCGGCTCGCTGACCACCTGTCCGCCAGCGTGAACCGCGTGCCGGCCATGCTGCGCGGCGAGAAGCCGGACGCCCCCGGCGCACCCAGTGCCACCCTGGCCGAGGCCCGTGCCCGGCTCCAGAGCACCCAGGACGCCTTCGCGGGTACGGTCTCGACCCTGTCCGACGAGGACATCCAGCGGCGTATTCCGGCCTTCGGTGGCCGGGAGATGCCGGTGTGGATGCTGCTCGACTTCATCACCCAGCACGAGGCGCACCACAAGGGTCAGGCCTGGATGATGGCGCGCATGGTCGGCGTGACGCCGCCGATGTTCGTCAAGATGGGCTGAGCCGGTCTGTCAGCTGCCCCGCAGGACGCGCAGGTAGGCCTGCCACGGCCCGACGTCGTCCTGCAGACCACCGGCCAGCGTGCGGGTGATCTGCGCAAGGTGGTCGAGATCGTGCGCGGCCCACGTGGCAAGGAGCTGCGCGGCGGTGACGGTGCCGAACTCCGGGTGCTGTCCGGTGCGCTCCAGGGTGCTGGTGGACAGCGGGTGATCCTCCAGTGTCCTGAGGCTGCGGGCGCGTTCCACGGCGAAGGCGTCCAGCAGGTCGTTCAGGGGCGTGTCGCGGTGTGTGCTCAGGTGCGCGTGCCGGTCGAAGGGCGGAAACACACCGTCACCGTGCAGGATGGCGTGCAGCCGGGGCCACCAGTTGGTCTGCTCGGCGTGGAGCAGGTGCGCGACGACCTCACGCGGGTTCCACGTGCCCTCGCCCTCGTCGAGCCGCGTCCAGTCGTCACCCAGGTCGCGCAGCAGGGCGTCGAGCGTACCCGGCGTACGCCGCAGCACCTCCAGCAGATCCGGCAGTTGCATGCCCGAGTGTAGGCGTGGAGCGGGCGACAGAGAGAAGGCCGGTGGCCCAGGATCTGGTGCCATCGGCCCTCTGCCCTCGGCTAATTGATCATCTTCGTCTTGTTCGTCATGAAGTCCATCAGGACGTACTGGCCGATGTTGTGCGGCGTGGTGAAGTACGCCTTGCCCTTGGTCATCTCGCTGACCCGGCGGACGAAGCCCACCAGTTCGGGGTCGCGGGCCAGCATGAAGGTGTTGACCTGAATGCCGCTGCGGCGGCAGTTGGCGACCTCGCGCAGGGTCGCGCCCAGCACGTAGGGGTCGAGGCCGTAGGCGTTCTTGTAGATGCGGCCGTCGGGCAGCGTCAGGGCGCTGGGCTTGCCGTCGGTGATCATGACGATCTGCTTCATGTCCTTGTTCTCGCGCTTCAGGAGCTGCTGCGCGAGCCGCAGGCCGCCGGCCGTGTTGGTGTGGTACGGCCCGATCTGTGCCTGGGCCAGCTTGCTCACCGGCACCTCCTCGGCGCTGTCGTGGAACAGCACGAACTTCACGGTGTCACCGGGGTACTGCGTGCGGATCAGGTGGGCCAGCGCCAGCGCGACCTGCTTGGCCGGGGTAAAGCGGTCTTCTCCGTACAGGATCATGGAGTGCGAGCAGTCCAGGAGCACGATGGTGGCGGCCGACGAGTTGTACTCGGCCTGCCGGATGACCAGATCGCTCTCCTCCAGATTGTCGAAGCCCTTGGAGATCACGTTGCCCAGCGTGGCGGTCGTGTCGAGGTTCATCGTGTCGCCGAACTCGTAGTTCTTGAGCTCGCCGGTCATCTCGACGCCGCTGGCGTACTCGCGGGTGTCATGGGCCCCGGCGCTGCTGCGGCCCAGGCCGCCCATCAGGTCGCGCAGGCTCTTGTAGCCCAGGAAGTCGATGCTCTTGTCGGTCAGGTTGAACTTCGCGTCGCCGGGGTCGCCGTTGCCGCCCTGCCCCTCGCCGTCCTCGAACTCCTTGCGGATGAAGCCGTCCTGCTGGAGTCTGTCCATCAGGCGCTCGATCTGCTGGCCCAGCGGCGTCTCGCGGACGTCGTCGGCCTGCATGGCCTCCATCAGCTGCTCCTCGGGGATCATGCCGCGTTCCGCGAGGGCCTCCAGAATGGCGTCGAACAGGTCGTCCATGGATGGTCTGGCGTTGGGATCCGGGTCGTAGGGGTCGTTCATGCCCTGCCCCAGCAGCGCTTCCTGGATCATCTGCATGAGTTCGCTGGAATCCAGCTGATCCAGTTCGCCCTCGAATTTGCTGTACCGGGTGATGCGAGCCATGAAAACCTCCGATGCCAACAGCATGGCGCGTTTGCCGGCCCGCATTTGTAACGGGGGAGTGAGATGCGCTCAGCCCGGCACGACGGTCACGCGCTGCCGCACGGTCACGGTGGCGGTGACCTGCACGCCGCGGGACACCAGCGTGACGTGCACAGGCAGGATCGTCACGCCGCTGGCGCCTCCGGGCAGGCCGTCCCCCCGACGGGTCACCGTGCCGCTGCCCTGGCCGCTGCCCAGGGTGAGGGTCACGCGCGGCAGGGTTCCCCGCCCCCCGGTCGTGAGCGT from Deinococcus sp. AB2017081 encodes the following:
- a CDS encoding vWA domain-containing protein — protein: MARITRYSKFEGELDQLDSSELMQMIQEALLGQGMNDPYDPDPNARPSMDDLFDAILEALAERGMIPEEQLMEAMQADDVRETPLGQQIERLMDRLQQDGFIRKEFEDGEGQGGNGDPGDAKFNLTDKSIDFLGYKSLRDLMGGLGRSSAGAHDTREYASGVEMTGELKNYEFGDTMNLDTTATLGNVISKGFDNLEESDLVIRQAEYNSSAATIVLLDCSHSMILYGEDRFTPAKQVALALAHLIRTQYPGDTVKFVLFHDSAEEVPVSKLAQAQIGPYHTNTAGGLRLAQQLLKRENKDMKQIVMITDGKPSALTLPDGRIYKNAYGLDPYVLGATLREVANCRRSGIQVNTFMLARDPELVGFVRRVSEMTKGKAYFTTPHNIGQYVLMDFMTNKTKMIN
- a CDS encoding DinB family protein, translated to MQLPDLLEVLRRTPGTLDALLRDLGDDWTRLDEGEGTWNPREVVAHLLHAEQTNWWPRLHAILHGDGVFPPFDRHAHLSTHRDTPLNDLLDAFAVERARSLRTLEDHPLSTSTLERTGQHPEFGTVTAAQLLATWAAHDLDHLAQITRTLAGGLQDDVGPWQAYLRVLRGS